One window of the Anaeromyxobacter dehalogenans 2CP-C genome contains the following:
- a CDS encoding DUF6979 family protein: MARYGESAVWAARLVVEDGMTPPAAWNKAALALNPNSIDAATKLCPRTTFLTLCGEGYVKGVPRGTT; encoded by the coding sequence ATGGCCAGGTACGGGGAGTCCGCCGTGTGGGCGGCCCGACTCGTCGTCGAGGACGGCATGACTCCGCCCGCCGCGTGGAACAAGGCGGCGCTGGCCTTGAACCCCAACTCCATCGATGCTGCAACGAAGCTGTGCCCGCGGACGACGTTCCTAACTCTCTGCGGCGAAGGTTACGTAAAAGGAGTTCCGCGCGGCACTACGTGA
- a CDS encoding DUF932 domain-containing protein has protein sequence MAHDINKMIYVGEMPWHGLGVPLPARASYEDIVQAAGFYVAVEKDVYVPPLRGPIPDRKALVRSDTGEYLSLVSKSYEVVQFSEVARTLVEAAGDVKAVFTTAGTLGPVGIKGWLLGEIPNPIKVKGDPSPIRKYVLGTTGHDGVTAVVLKNVATRVVCANTLGVALGERGGATWRIQHTANAKMRLDEAGKAFRQLVESYERLGELANVLAVTPFTTRQMKATIDRLMPVPKDDRDHTKPEAERGKVIRLFDTAAAIERVRGTAWAALQGWTEYADHHRQVRDTGREDPRRARLASVWMGRAAAIKQAALAAIADEARLELTAA, from the coding sequence ATGGCTCACGACATCAACAAGATGATCTACGTCGGGGAGATGCCCTGGCACGGGCTCGGCGTCCCACTCCCTGCGCGCGCCAGCTACGAGGACATCGTCCAAGCCGCAGGGTTCTACGTGGCCGTCGAGAAGGACGTCTACGTGCCGCCGCTCCGGGGCCCGATCCCCGACCGCAAGGCGCTCGTCCGGTCCGACACCGGCGAGTACCTCTCACTCGTCTCCAAGAGCTACGAGGTCGTCCAGTTCTCGGAGGTCGCCCGCACGCTGGTCGAGGCAGCCGGGGACGTGAAGGCAGTGTTCACCACGGCCGGCACGCTCGGCCCCGTCGGCATCAAGGGCTGGCTGCTCGGCGAGATCCCGAACCCGATCAAGGTGAAGGGCGACCCCTCGCCGATCCGCAAGTACGTCCTCGGCACCACCGGCCACGACGGCGTCACGGCCGTGGTCCTCAAGAACGTCGCCACCCGCGTCGTCTGCGCGAACACGCTCGGCGTGGCGCTCGGCGAGCGCGGGGGGGCGACGTGGCGCATCCAGCACACGGCCAACGCCAAGATGAGACTCGACGAGGCGGGCAAGGCCTTCCGGCAGCTCGTCGAGTCCTACGAGCGGCTCGGCGAGCTGGCGAACGTGCTGGCGGTGACCCCGTTCACCACTCGGCAGATGAAGGCCACCATCGACCGGCTCATGCCGGTGCCAAAGGACGACCGGGACCACACGAAGCCCGAGGCCGAGCGCGGCAAGGTCATCCGGCTCTTCGACACAGCCGCCGCCATCGAGCGGGTGCGCGGGACCGCGTGGGCGGCGCTCCAGGGCTGGACCGAGTACGCCGACCACCACCGCCAGGTGCGTGACACCGGGCGCGAGGACCCTCGCCGGGCCCGGCTCGCGTCCGTCTGGATGGGTCGGGCGGCGGCCATCAAGCAGGCCGCGCTGGCCGCCATCGCCGACGAGGCGCGGCTCGAGCTCACCGCGGCGTAG
- a CDS encoding HNH endonuclease, which translates to MLHVLIGENAARETWEDCVRRGRSVSWIVPKKAGREDEVIFVFNRDLFVGSGVIDTEPKSDEFLGRPAFRADVRDLRQFKRPLSVDDVARRIPEWKWPRSYTKGRTTPAEAVSRKLHRIVEEHVGRVGVVRIGGKAGPSRPEWKGAAPPRWAEVVPENIRESAARALARSMREAHALHAASWTVTLGDGFVRLNVGVPLALTLARDECQLIVMRDAKELGALRRLGVKPQGGFAKAPGAVCVTFPLRSLAEAHRRLWASHAAALRVAVGKQGATPHTGYAHELIVYLRSLGLDVPASECAGALEVRREPGQEIPAPAFDANELPDGREYDRRAILRRQGQPAFRLALLRAYGGRCAVTGCDVAAVLQAAHIIPFRGAATDRVENGLLLRADIHDLFDLGKLNFDEGWRVRLHEDLRGTMYEELEGRTLRMPREVRDRPSLAALRARPARGVRMPGDGRRRAG; encoded by the coding sequence ATGCTTCACGTCCTGATCGGAGAAAACGCCGCAAGGGAGACGTGGGAGGACTGCGTCCGTCGAGGGCGCTCCGTGAGTTGGATCGTGCCGAAGAAGGCCGGGCGCGAGGATGAGGTCATCTTCGTGTTCAACCGCGATCTCTTCGTCGGCTCCGGGGTCATCGACACCGAACCCAAGTCGGATGAGTTTCTAGGGCGTCCAGCATTCCGGGCCGACGTGCGCGATCTGCGGCAGTTCAAGCGGCCGCTCTCAGTCGATGACGTCGCCCGCCGCATCCCCGAATGGAAGTGGCCCCGCTCGTACACGAAGGGCCGGACGACGCCGGCTGAGGCGGTCTCGCGCAAGCTGCACCGCATCGTCGAGGAGCACGTGGGTCGGGTCGGCGTCGTTCGGATCGGCGGCAAGGCAGGGCCGAGTAGGCCCGAGTGGAAAGGGGCTGCGCCCCCGCGCTGGGCCGAAGTCGTCCCAGAGAACATCAGAGAGTCCGCGGCTCGCGCTCTCGCACGGTCCATGCGTGAAGCCCATGCGCTTCACGCTGCGTCTTGGACGGTGACTCTCGGAGATGGATTCGTGCGCCTCAACGTCGGGGTTCCGCTTGCGCTGACGCTGGCGCGGGACGAGTGCCAGCTCATCGTGATGCGCGACGCGAAGGAGCTCGGAGCTCTCCGTCGCCTAGGAGTGAAGCCGCAGGGCGGATTTGCGAAGGCGCCCGGTGCGGTGTGCGTCACCTTCCCGTTGCGCTCGCTGGCGGAGGCTCACCGGCGGCTCTGGGCCAGCCACGCCGCGGCCCTGCGCGTTGCGGTCGGAAAGCAGGGAGCAACGCCGCACACTGGCTACGCCCACGAGCTCATCGTGTACCTGCGCTCTCTGGGGCTCGACGTCCCCGCTTCGGAGTGCGCCGGCGCGCTTGAGGTGCGCCGCGAGCCGGGCCAGGAGATCCCGGCTCCTGCGTTCGACGCCAACGAACTACCCGACGGCCGCGAGTACGACCGCCGTGCGATTCTGCGTCGACAAGGGCAGCCCGCGTTCCGCCTCGCACTGCTACGCGCCTATGGCGGAAGGTGCGCGGTCACTGGCTGCGACGTTGCCGCGGTGCTCCAGGCCGCGCACATCATCCCTTTCCGCGGTGCCGCCACCGACCGCGTCGAGAACGGGCTGCTGCTACGTGCCGACATCCATGACTTGTTCGACCTCGGTAAGTTGAACTTCGACGAAGGGTGGCGAGTCCGACTTCACGAGGACCTCCGGGGCACGATGTACGAGGAGCTCGAAGGACGGACCTTGAGGATGCCCCGCGAGGTGCGCGACCGACCCTCGCTCGCCGCGCTCCGCGCTCGTCCCGCTCGCGGGGTGCGGATGCCCGGAGACGGCAGGAGACGTGCAGGATGA
- a CDS encoding restriction endonuclease, producing the protein MLPPLQALAEGDEHNARDLRDQLDRTFDLTDADRHELLPSGKQPVFDGRVGWAKTYLEKAGLLSTSRRGWYRITDAGRSVLAKNPERIDKQYLLQFESFRVFASRATDEPQGTTESPEEKSTPEVTPEEALERAHKEIRAKVETELLDAVGKASPRFFKKLVVELLVQMGYGGSLEDAGRALGRSHDGGIDGIIKEDHLGLDAIYVQAKRWQNNVGRPDVQAFAGSLEGERARKGVFITTSSFSSEARDYVKRIEKKIVLIDGRQLASLMVDFSIGVNTVSTYEIKRVDTDYFAEE; encoded by the coding sequence ATGCTCCCGCCGCTCCAGGCTCTCGCCGAGGGCGACGAGCACAACGCCCGCGATCTTCGTGATCAGTTGGACCGAACGTTCGACCTGACCGACGCCGACCGACACGAGTTGCTCCCTAGCGGCAAGCAGCCGGTGTTCGACGGACGCGTCGGGTGGGCCAAGACATACCTGGAGAAGGCTGGCCTGCTGTCGACCTCGCGACGGGGTTGGTACCGCATCACCGATGCCGGGAGATCCGTTCTGGCGAAGAACCCAGAGCGCATCGACAAGCAATACCTGCTCCAGTTCGAGTCGTTTCGCGTCTTCGCTTCCCGTGCCACGGACGAGCCGCAGGGAACGACCGAGAGCCCCGAGGAGAAGTCCACGCCAGAGGTAACGCCGGAGGAAGCCCTCGAACGCGCTCACAAGGAAATCCGCGCGAAGGTCGAGACCGAGCTCCTCGATGCGGTCGGCAAAGCCTCCCCGCGTTTCTTCAAGAAGCTCGTCGTCGAGTTGCTGGTGCAGATGGGATACGGCGGTTCTCTGGAGGACGCAGGTCGCGCTCTCGGCCGCAGCCATGACGGCGGCATAGACGGCATCATCAAGGAAGACCACCTCGGGCTGGACGCCATCTACGTGCAGGCGAAGCGGTGGCAGAACAACGTCGGGCGTCCGGATGTACAGGCGTTCGCTGGCAGTCTTGAGGGTGAGCGCGCCCGCAAGGGCGTCTTCATCACCACGTCGAGCTTCTCGAGCGAGGCGCGCGACTACGTGAAGAGGATCGAGAAGAAGATCGTGCTCATCGATGGCCGCCAACTCGCATCCCTTATGGTGGACTTCAGCATCGGCGTGAACACGGTGAGCACCTACGAGATCAAGCGGGTGGACACGGACTACTTCGCGGAGGAGTAG
- a CDS encoding protein NO VEIN domain-containing protein, giving the protein MDKNADIAARFLDDAEFRAVLTDYLVKKVHRAHRALAHERIRHACGIGAGIVNLGERMNYWVYKCNTKGEAVGNSQWGDWEDEYAFGGDLGVFDWGNVTDIPDLARPKKGDIVIAHQSDRHKLVGIAKVLGLRRDGQFLLKAMERIGADMSTLKQQYAKIAKIPAYQGGWPRTIYDIGKKDAELLLRLARASVASIANGGAKNRQRLAGALDPIAALEDDGAAAGKGGKATKGVGQGFGLSSKEQRAVERRAVELAKRHFESGGWVVEDVGDSKTSLDLVCRRKGIDLHVEVKGTTGLGQKIILTKNEVQHAKSYKRVALVVVHGMKLKKGTVPKVSGGKVLVRHPWKIADKHLEPLAYYYKVA; this is encoded by the coding sequence ATGGACAAGAACGCCGACATCGCGGCGCGGTTCCTCGACGACGCGGAGTTCCGGGCGGTGTTGACGGACTACCTGGTGAAGAAGGTCCACCGGGCTCACCGCGCCCTGGCGCATGAACGCATACGCCATGCGTGTGGGATCGGCGCAGGGATAGTCAACTTGGGGGAGCGCATGAACTACTGGGTCTACAAGTGCAACACGAAGGGTGAGGCCGTAGGCAACAGCCAGTGGGGCGACTGGGAAGATGAATACGCCTTCGGCGGCGACCTCGGCGTGTTCGACTGGGGCAACGTGACAGACATCCCGGACCTCGCCCGACCGAAGAAGGGCGACATCGTGATCGCCCACCAGTCCGACCGTCACAAGCTGGTCGGTATCGCCAAGGTGCTCGGACTTAGACGCGACGGACAGTTCCTGCTCAAGGCGATGGAGCGGATCGGCGCCGACATGAGCACGCTCAAGCAGCAGTACGCGAAGATCGCCAAGATCCCCGCGTATCAGGGTGGTTGGCCACGGACCATCTACGACATCGGGAAGAAGGATGCTGAACTGCTCCTGCGGCTCGCCCGCGCATCCGTGGCGTCGATTGCGAACGGCGGCGCGAAGAACCGGCAACGGCTTGCAGGCGCGCTCGACCCGATCGCCGCCCTGGAGGATGACGGGGCAGCCGCAGGGAAGGGCGGCAAGGCGACGAAGGGAGTTGGCCAGGGGTTCGGGCTCAGCTCGAAGGAGCAGCGCGCCGTGGAGCGACGGGCCGTAGAACTAGCAAAACGCCACTTCGAGTCCGGGGGGTGGGTCGTGGAGGACGTCGGGGACAGCAAGACGTCGCTCGACCTCGTCTGTCGTCGCAAGGGCATCGACCTGCATGTTGAGGTCAAGGGCACGACGGGGCTGGGGCAGAAGATCATCCTGACGAAGAACGAGGTGCAGCACGCGAAGTCGTACAAGCGGGTCGCTTTGGTCGTGGTTCACGGCATGAAGCTGAAGAAGGGCACGGTCCCGAAGGTCTCAGGCGGTAAGGTGCTGGTGAGACACCCCTGGAAGATCGCGGACAAGCACCTGGAACCGCTCGCGTACTACTACAAGGTCGCGTAG